Within Rhododendron vialii isolate Sample 1 chromosome 12a, ASM3025357v1, the genomic segment GCTCGGAGGTGACCCAAACGGGCTGATGTGAATGCGCCCAGTGGTTCTTGGCTTGGGGATGGTTGGCGGCTCGGGGATGGTCGGAGCCCTATTCTGGGGCCACTACATGCACCAATCAAACAAATATACCTTAGGAATTGTAACTTTGTGAGAACAAAAAATTGTTCTTGTGCAGAAGGAATTAAAAGAGAGAATCCTAGGACTTGAATCATGTGCCTATTGGATAGCAAAACTAAACTTTTCATTGGATTGTGATTGTGTGagaggaaaaaattatttttatgcagaaggaaaagagaaaaccCTAGGACTTGAATCATGTACCTGTTGAATAGTAAAACTATGATTTTTCATTAGAGTAGCTAGCTCATTTGTTGTATAAACAATTAGATTAAATATATACACTACATATACCTGGCTATACCTATCTAGTGCCCTAAGTTTGAGTGAAAATTCAGGAGATTAATGCCTTGTTCGATTccgttttggaaaatttttgaatttgatttttggggcaatgaatgaagagagaaattaaggccccgtttcggaacgtaaaataagtacttattttttaagaagtcaatttcaagctcaaaaataatgtgtttacgcgaataatttttctacgaatataaatcttgtttaatagatctcatcaagatctttaatacggtgcaaaaaaaattaaaaaattatttttcatttacattatttttgagtttgaaaatgtgaaataaactgcatattttttaagaaggtttctggaacggagcctaagataataattgaagataaaggTAATGAacgaagagagaaatgagagtaacaATTGGAGataggagtaatgagtggagaaataaatgagagtaataataggaaataagggtaatgagtagagagataaattagggtaataatcgAAGATAAGGGTAATAAgcgaaaagagagagagataaatgaaagtaatgattggagatagggataatgagtggagagagaaatgaaagtaatgatagaaaatataggtaatgagtgaagaaataaatgagagtaataattgaaagtaggtgaatgaatattttttgagttgaattttttttttcaagtttgcaACCGAATAAGGGCTTAAGTCTTCAGCTCAGGGCCTGCCATGGCTCCCTATGATTACTAATGAATAATTATAGGCTTGAAACAAGAACATCCCCGGCATTTTGAGGGTCGGAGGCGATTTCAAGGTTGGCTTGTTGGAGCCCTTAACATAAGATCGAACAAAATAAGTAGTAAATCaatctaaaaattcaaaaaaaaaaaaatacatatatataacaagttagataagaaaaatacatatacatgtttaatttcactcttcttcttgtatttttagCGACAACACTAGCAATTACGCTAGCATAACGTGGTTATTTTTTGTACACCCTAGTAACTTCGGAGCACttaattttaccaaaaaaaaaaaatttgttagaaGCTTAAGGCGCAAGACTTCCTCGGGCCTGGCCAGAAAGACCCGTTCTCAATTCCCATGCATGCATGCCAGACATGCCTTCTGGACATGGAGCAAGTCAACAAAGGGCTGCTGAGAGTGGGAGGTAAAGTATCAAACATGCAACAGTTCAACCTTTTAACCGTACGACatctctttctttaaaaaaaaaattactgataATTGTCGTCATTTAATTCGTTAATTAATTAAGCTTTATCTGGTGGAGGCTGGCTGGGTTTCATCCTATTTAAGGAGAGTTAGCTCGAATCGTTTGACAAACTATCAAGCTGTGTTGTTTGTtctatcagagagagagagagagagagagcgagcgctTTTTGAGTCTTCTTAAAAGGACTTGGCGATTGTAGCTTGAATAATCGTTCGCGTAAAGTGTAttgttaatttatatttttcttcttaatttcaCCAACAATGGACCATCTTTCTCTGGAAAAGCCTACAATGCCCGACACTCTTCGCCCCTTAGGAAACTTTCCCCCCAATTTATGGGGAGATCGATTCTCCTCATTCACTTTAGATACCCAGGTATTTAATCAATATACTCTTTCtgtctcatttttattgtctattATTCTATGTGCCTCGTTTATGTCTTTTGCATATATCTTTTAGTGtagatcttgaaaaatatgtaatagAGATTTTGTTACATACATACAGTCCGGATTAGGTTAGTATATGTTGAAGACttcttaagaaaaaaaaaaagaagttaattgCATTTTTGACATAGCTATATATGATGATGCAGTTACTAGAAAAATACAGTAAAGAGGTTGAAGTGTTGAAGGAAGAAGTGAAGGATATGCTAGTACTAGATCAAGACGATGTTGGAGGTGGTAAATCAGGAGCAGAGAAGATGGTTCTGATCGATGCACTTGAACGCCTTGGTGTTTCCTACCTCTTCCAGAAAGAGATTGAAGAGCTTTTGGAGAACATGTTTCCAAAGTTTGAGGAATATAGTCATGTTTTCCATGATAATTTGTTCATGGTGTCACTTCACTTTCGAGTGTTTAGGCAACATGGCTATGACTTGTCTTCTGGTAATTAAGTGCCCTTTTTACTATTTAACGCTGATAAACTTTTGTGCTTAAATCAGAACACAGATACATTTGGAGTCGTCCGATGCATATCATGAGCTAAACTCCCCCATTATTTTGTGAGACCAACTTGTATAAGACGATTCTGTCATATCTGTGAAAGTCTGCCCAACGTAGCATTATTATTCAAATTAAGGGGTAGTTCTAGCTAGACTCCAACCTCCATACGTAAAAGTGGTTTATTACTCATCATAATAAAAACACCATGCAAATTTTCTCAAGTCAATTTGAAAAGTTTCTCAAATCACTGTCTGAAAAAAGATCCAATGCCATATAGTATTAAGTTTCTTAAAGcaaaaaaccattttttggaacagatttttgtacaaaataatGTGGCATTTTTTCCAGATCCCTTCATTCAAGCCCAAACTTTTAACGTTGTAGCTAACTTCTAAAAAATGACGCTgccttattattttttatgagatcAATTATTTAAGAACTTTCATTTGTAAATCACTCTTTATTACATTACAGACTTAGTTTTTTGGAAGTTAAAATAATTAATATCATATGGACATGGTGTGGCTCACGTGAATATTATATCAGATGCCTTTGAAAGATTCACCGACAGTAATGGCGAGTTCAAGGAAACCATAAGCAGTGATGTGATGGGTATGTTAAGCCTATATGAAGCTACTTTTTTGAAGACTCATGGAGAAGATATACTTGACAAGGCCTTTTGTTTTACAAAAGCTGGGCTTGAGTCCTTAAAACCACAATATTTAAGCTCAAATTTGGCAGAACAAGTGACCCATGCCCTGTACCAACCACTCCAAAGGGGAATTCCAAGAGTTGAAGCTAGGCATTACATTTCTGTTTATGAAAAGGATGCTTCTAAGAATGAAAAGCTATTGAGGCTTGCAAAGATTGATTTCAATCGGGTACAGATGTTACACAAGGAAGAACTCTACCACATCTCCAGGTAATTAAGATTCCACGTGTGCTTATTAAAAGAGAatatgttgtgtgtgtgtacatgttATATATATTTGGCAATGACACTGGTTAATCTAATTCCCGTTCAATCTGTTTTTCTTAAACGAAAAATAGAAATAACATATCAAGAAAGATGAACGATGAAATTGTGAACAATAAAAAGATTAAAACATTGAGAAAGCTTTGAAGAGTACGAGGATGTACTCTTCTAGTGCGGTTGTTAGCAAAGATTCAACCTACTCCACAGCTTCACATTTttagataaacaaaaaaacaacaaaagcatGCAAATAAAAGTACAAAGAAGCTAAAAAGCTCAGTTTTTTGGTaaacgaaattatttttttaattggggtGTACCATGGGCTTCtcgtaagttttttttttggtaactcatATTTGTTACCATTCTACTTCCATGTATTTAGGTGGTGGAAAGAGTGGGATCTACGGTCACATATTCCTTATGTGAGGGACAGAGCAGTGGAGTGCTTTTTCTATTCTACAGCAGTTTGTTTCGAACCGCAATACTCTCTTGCCCGGTTGGTTCTCACAAAAACTATGATCATGATATCTGTTCTAGATGATACCTACGATGCTTATGGTACCTATGAAGAACTCAAATGTTTCACAAATGCAGTGCAGAGGTACTATTACTAGctataaagacaaaattaaaaaattcccatttttttaaaaattctttttggaTCCATTTTGATGACTCAGTTTGCCTATTTTCGGATTGTTTCCGGATCCACCTTGATGATCCAAAGGGTTTACATCTTAGAGCTATTTGAGGACATCGACCACGTCAAAAACCATGGTTATCATATACCAATTTGATCATATTGCATTTATCTTTAGAAAAAGATTGCAACACCGGATTAGAACCCATTCTTATCTCAAATTAAACATGTTTCAAATATATATCAATCGTTACttgatcaacatgatttttcaCGCGATTGATGTTTTTTGACAAGCTCTAAAATATGAAGGATTTTTAGATCATCTAAGTGGGACCTTAGAAATTCTCGAAAATAGGCAAACTGGACCGGCCGTTCAATCCATTTGTATGCACTCAGTATGATTGTGTCACATCAAGTGCTCATGTGCGGGGATGGAGCCAGAATTTTACCTTAGTGGTGGGGCCATAATATGCATGTCTATcgacttcaaaaaaaattaaaatagcatATTGAAAACTATAATCCACGATGTTTGTCATATCCAACACGATACCAAGACAgtgtaattttaatttaatctatCTACTAAAATGAGGTATCTTGAATTGGAATACTTTTTCGTATCGTGAAAAGTATTGATGATAGAATCGACATCAAAACTTTTAACAATGTGCTTCTCTATGTATGAGACCTTCTCGactttgaagaaaatttatttgcaaaTTTCGACGCCATTCAATCACAGCCTTTGATACTTAATTTGCTACATTTCTTTTATGTTTGCATTTAGAGGTCTTCTCTGTTTGCCTTTTCCCATAGAGTTTACATAAAAACAAATTGtgaagtttgatttttcttaatttaAACCTCATATTTCATAATATTCACTTGGCCCgttgaatttggttttggactatttttttgtcctcctttaatttatagaaaaaaaaaactagaggaTTAAAGACTTCCTATCctatataacaaaaataatgaaaaaatttagtggtggctGGCTTATGTAGTTtgaggataaaataattttttcaatgaAGTAAATAGTATGTTTTGAAATTGTTGCAGTGGCGGCTGCCTTCACTTGTCCTCCTCTGACTCCATCTTTCTCGTGTGTTAGGTGGGACATGAATGCTATTGATCAACTCACTAACTACATGAAGCCAATCTACAAGGCTCTCCTAAACGTTCATGATGAATTTTACCAGGAGATCATGGCGAAGAAAGAAATAAACTACAGCGTCCAATATTTAGAAGAAGCGGTATGGCAACTTAAATACTTCTTTAAATACTTCTcgctattattttttttattttgttaattttatgagaaaataatattctttcataaatattttacaaagttttcacataaatgaaattgaaatggtAGTTTTGTCTTTAACTGGCAACTTGATAGTTTCTTTTAGAGGAACTCATTCATGATGATAACGAAGCTAGCTGCACAAGCATATTTTTTTCCGAATCCAAATCAAAACAATCATAATTAAAAGTTGCAAGTTTCTAACACAATAAGTAAATTACAAAACTATGGAACGTGCATAACTCAAGTGATTGACACATATagagatgaataaaaaaaaaaactaatgagtAAAATTACACACAATGTTCAAGATTGTGCTTGAGTtatgtttcttattttattataGTTCATTTTAACTCAAGTGATTGACACATTCTTCTTGATTTTCACTTTCTCTATGTTCATTCAAATCAGTACAAAGAAGTAGTAAGATGCTACGACGTTGAGACCGAGTGGTTAAAGAAAGGATATGTGCAAAAGATGGAAGAGTATTTGGCCAATGCTTTAGTAACCATCACTTCTCCATTGCTCACAACGGCGGCATTTGTAGGGATGGGAGAGATTGCAACCCTTGAGGCATTCCAATGGTTACAATCTCAACCTCGAATCCTCATGGCTTGCTCAACAATATTCCGAGTCATCAATGACATACAGAGCAGCAAGGTAATTAGTACAATATACTGTTAATTCTGTTTggcatttttgcattttggtttGAAACTGCATTCTCAGACTGAATCCTGTAATCCTGGTTTCAATTACAGAGAAGGCAGTTCCATTTAACAGTACAACGAGTTTAGATCTTTCAATGATCTGACCAAAACAATATATTTAAAAATCCAACTCCTTGGCATGCCTAGTTGACAAAATTGGTTTCCATTGGGTTTGATTTGGCCTGATTATTTTACGTTAAAGCACCTTTTATCACATGATTATTGGAAAAATGATGTTAGCTTTGATTTATGTTAATAGCAAATTTTAGGGTCTGTGCAAAGATGTTATGAagaaattttctaaaatttaataaaactaaaaactgcAAACAATTAAGGGATACGTGTCACTCACACGACTCCCTTTACATAAAGTTATTCTGCAATATTGAGAGGTGAAACATTGACATATGGTGGATGCTCACACATGGTCCTCATTTATCTAACaattgtttttgtaatttttttaaacaattaaaGACAGAAGATGAGAGAAGCCACATGGCTACTGGAGTTGAGTGCTACATGAAGCAACATGGTGTTTCAAGGCCAGAAGCCATTAGTGATTTGTTGAAAATAATTGAGAATGCATGGATCGACATCAATGAAGAGATGATGAGACCAACTATGATATCTAGAGATCTTGTCATTCGAATTCTCAACTTTGCATGCCTTTACGGTGTGGTATACAAGTATAGTGATGGCTATACTCAACCAGAATGTGCCAAAAATTCCATCATTGCACTATACGAAGATTCAATCTCCATATGATCAAGCATTGTTAATTTGGTGTTTGTTTCCAAATTCAAATGGGAAATAAATAAGTGGATGCTGGGATTTCAATTTGTACTCTATGTCCAAGAGCAATtgtgatgcagaatggaaatcgaaataatttaaataaatagCATTCTCTAGTTTTCcttattttgattttagtaattttgttaGGGAATTTCAATTTTAAGAATAAGAATTCTAAGAAGTATTTAGTTTCCTATGCTTGGTCAAGAATAATGAGGATTGATTTTTTCCCATatgttttatttccttttcagtATTTTAGTAATGCTCTACTATAAATTGAGATGTAAGCCTTCTAGCAAATTATTTGCTTTTTTGATgattattaatgaaaattgagagttttctctATTCGTGTTTGTGTTTCAAAATGAGAATCTTTAGCATAAACAAGTTCGTGATCTCTTATTGCAAAGAGATGAACTGGAGAGGCTTTGGACCCTTTATGTACGTAGTTCAGATGGGAAAGATTTCCACATTGTTATGTAGCCACATAGATGTAGTTCAATGTCTATCTAATTCACATTTTCTGTGGAATCAAAACACtggaaaatgaacaaaaagaCACTCCTATACATTATTATCTGCGGTTAGTATATGTTGAAGGATTCTAAAGCTAATTGCATTTTCGACATTGCTATGTATACAAGACGCAGTTACTAGAAAAATGCAGTAAAGAGGTTGAAGTGTTGAAGGAAGAAGCGAAGGATATGCTAGTACTAGATCAAGACGATGTTGGAGGTGGTAAATCAGGAGCAGAGAAGATGGTTCTGATCGATGCACTTGAACGCCATGGTGTTTTCTACCTCTTCCAGAAAGAGATTGAAGAGCTTTTGGAGAACATGTTTCCAAACTTTGAGGAATATTATAGTCATGTTTTCCATGATAatttgttgggaaaatgacggctaagaacgcgttttgataattaatacccgccaaggactttttcagcattaaaaaatgttcttagcttgtccttggcggatattaattatcaaaatacgtcctgggccgtcattttccctaatttgTTCATGGTGTCACTTCACTTTCGAGTTTTTAGGCAACATGGCTATGACTTGTCTTCCAGTAAGCAACCCTTTATATAGTTACTAAAGAAGAAAAACGATCCAATGACATATAGAGTATTGTAAGTTTCTTAAAGCTagaaaccattttttgaatcaaaAAGTGAATATCAAGCCCAAACTTTCAAGATCCCTTCTTCATTCAAGCCCAAACTTTCAACGCTGAAGCTAACTTTTAAAAATGACGCTGCCATATTATTTTTGATGAGATCAATTGTCTCATATTCAGAACTTTCATTTGTGAATCACTCTTTATTAGTACATGAGTGCTGCTATAGGGACTGACGGGTCCGGCACCGAAATCGTACCTACGGCCGCgtcgggccatctccggccaccggacaaccgatccgagccgtccaaaatttaaAGTAATTAATATCTCATTGACATAGTGTGTGGATCGTGTGAATATATCAGTTGCCTTCCGAAAGATTCACAGACAATAATGGGGAGTTCAAGGAAACCATAAGCAGTGATGCGATGGGTATGTTAAGCCAATATGAAGCTACTTTTTTGAAGACTCGTGGAGAAGATATACTTGAcaaggctttttttttgttttacaaaagCTAGGCTTGAGTCCTTAAAACCTCATTTAAGCCCAGATTTGGCAGAACAAGTGACCCATGCCCTATTTAAGCCCAGATTTGCCAGAACAAGTGACCCATGCCCTGTACCAAGTGGCGATGCCACATGGTGAGCCGCAGGGTCGGGCAACCccatggagggaaaaaaaaaatactattaccATACtgaattttttcccaaattaataagggaagtgattttgtcactcatctttttgttaatatcactattcttctctcacaaaacaaatcatcaaatcaagacacaaaggggagtgatattaacaaaaaggggagtggcaaaattacTCTCCATTAATAAATGACCCTATTACAATTTGATGACCGATGAcactgcttgaccgattcctaaaCCTAAATAATAGGTTGCCCCAacagtagggcggagaccgacgtagcacaatatccggtaagtccggagtcgaatccacagagacggtaaTGTGTGGTGCTTAAAAACTCGGGTTATAGTAATTttacgggctcttaggtaggcACCCCTTTTTCGgtttgattgagagattaactaaaacaagaaattgattgcactttttcagaaaattgagaggaggtacagtcgtagggttcatagcacttgtaactagtccggattaacctgctatatttggagttcttaaaaacgtttaattttagattgaaaaaagataccccgcaagatatGAGACCCtttggtcgccgtatacccatgcgcagcaaagaatgagttttggacccccattcccccgttcacatgggctccgacgatgcccgggttcgtccacaggaagtattttccaatctaacatcatttttttcattgtttgataaaaggaaCAGTGCCCGAattagccacggtgtgctaatcatcccacgaccctacctatatAACTACTCACACATTATTAAACAAAACGTAAAATAAACCTTAAATTGCATCATGCTTTTTACCggaggtaaaaaaataaataaaagatctaagttaaacaaggatcaacgaacaact encodes:
- the LOC131311046 gene encoding valerianol synthase TPS8-like, with the protein product MDHLSLEKPTMPDTLRPLGNFPPNLWGDRFSSFTLDTQLLEKYSKEVEVLKEEVKDMLVLDQDDVGGGKSGAEKMVLIDALERLGVSYLFQKEIEELLENMFPKFEEYSHVFHDNLFMVSLHFRVFRQHGYDLSSDAFERFTDSNGEFKETISSDVMGMLSLYEATFLKTHGEDILDKAFCFTKAGLESLKPQYLSSNLAEQVTHALYQPLQRGIPRVEARHYISVYEKDASKNEKLLRLAKIDFNRVQMLHKEELYHISRWWKEWDLRSHIPYVRDRAVECFFYSTAVCFEPQYSLARLVLTKTMIMISVLDDTYDAYGTYEELKCFTNAVQRWDMNAIDQLTNYMKPIYKALLNVHDEFYQEIMAKKEINYSVQYLEEAYKEVVRCYDVETEWLKKGYVQKMEEYLANALVTITSPLLTTAAFVGMGEIATLEAFQWLQSQPRILMACSTIFRVINDIQSSKTEDERSHMATGVECYMKQHGVSRPEAISDLLKIIENAWIDINEEMMRPTMISRDLVIRILNFACLYGVVYKYSDGYTQPECAKNSIIALYEDSISI